In Heteronotia binoei isolate CCM8104 ecotype False Entrance Well chromosome 21, APGP_CSIRO_Hbin_v1, whole genome shotgun sequence, the DNA window GTGTCCTAGCCAGCGCTGTCCTTTGCTGGAAAACTCAGGACTCTGCCGGCaaaatgtgacatcaccccaccccccatcggTTGTGCAGGTAATAAGCTGTACGGAAACCAAGAGCATCTGAAAACAGAAACAATCCACCTCGTTTTGCGCACGTGAATATTTCTTTTTAACTCTCGCTCTGTGGACACAACTGATCTATTGAGTTATGAGGAGTGGCGGAAGACAGTTAAGGGATACCTCAAACAGCAGGGAGGAACTACAGCATCGATTAAATAGAGGAGTGGACGTTATAaaacaggtggccaaactgtggccctcGCAcaccgtgtggctcttgaagcccccacggccccattggccggcttggagaaggtagagcattcctccaagtcaagccaggtggcagcttgaagaatgcatttgaagttaaaattgttttctttccacctctccctccctcccccccatctatttgcttccttttcacctttcttccctccccgtcttgcggctctcaaacatctgacatttattcactgtggctctttcattagtCAAGTTCAGCCAACCTTGTTATAAAAGGTGGCAAGTTGTAACGCCAGGAGAAAAGGAGTGAGTTCACCTCCAGGAGCTAAGGTTGGTCTGGTCTAATGAGTGAGCGCTACGTTTAGAAACTGAAGGGAGGGGGAATCTGTCCTTGCCTTGTTTCGTCTTGAGTAGACTGAATTATGCCTGCAGCACTGAGCGGTAAAGGAGGCCAAACTGGACCCATGTTTGTGCGGCTTCTCCCCTGTGCGCCACAAGCGAAGGCTGGGTGCatggccagtgtgtgggagtaggtcaagcaggtggctgcctagggtgccacccggCCTAGGGGCGCCACCAGGCACCTTCTCTTTCCACGGACAGCATGTGTGCGTCTTGGAGACTGCTTTCCCCAGTGGAAGAGACAATTGCCGTTTCTGacaattggctcctgttgaagttgtgtgctgccactcatcctccctcctcttcctttgtatgcacaaggtcttgtccctggcacctccagctactaGAAGGATCGAGTAGAAAGGGTCATGCGAAGGCCTTATCCCTGGCGCCTCCAGCTAAAATGATCATCAGGACTGGATCgaaatgttttttgagggggggggggcaaaatttaaaaaaggcgcccccttatggaccattctgtcttatggtcccacagaatacaatggactccattccCAATTTGGCGGCCCCCTCCGTCAGCACCCAGGGCAAgtaccccctctctcccccctcccaagatcCGGCCCTGAGTAGCATTCTCCCCATTTTTATGGCTCAATCTCAccattttttccaaaaaaataaaaataaaaactgaacatcaactgtaaattaaaaacGTACATCGTTTCGTTTCTTCAGTTCTACAATTCTCTTTTTtcaagggcgggggggggctctagtgggcagcttgcctaggaCGCCaaaacccctgtataaatcgacggtgcggcctcatttggaatactgtgtgcaattctggtcactgcacctcaaaaaggatattatagcattgggaaaagtgcagaaaagggcaactagaatgattaaagggctggaacgctttccctatgaagaaaggttgaaacgcttggggctctttagcttggagaaacatcgactgcggggtgacaggatagaagatgatgatgatattggatttatatcccgccctgcactccaaagagtctcagagcggctcacaatctcctttcccttcctcccccacaacagacaccctgtgaggtgggtggggctggagagggctctcacagcagctgccctttcaaggacaacttctgccagagctatggctgacccaaggccattccagcagctgcaagtggaggagtggggaatcaaacccggttctcccagataagagagctctggctgacccaaggccattccagcaggtgcaagtggaggagtggggaatcaaacccggttctcccagataactactacaccaaactggctctcctagaggttgacaagattatgcatgggatggagacggtacggaaagaagtccttttctccctttctcacaatatgagaactcgtgggcattccatgaaattgctgagcagttgggttaaaagggataaaaggaggtacttcacccaaagggtaattaacatgtggaattcactgccacaggaggtggtggcagctacaagcatagacagcttcaagaggggattagataaaaatatggagcagaggtccattagtggctgttagccacagtgtgtatatatatgtgtgtgtgtgtatgtatgtatgtatatgtgtgtgtgtgtgtatacacacacatacacacatatattggccactgtgtgacccagagtgttggactggaggggccactggcccgatccaacagggcttctcttctgttctcatgTTCTAGCCTGGCTGACTCGTGGAGGCGGCCTTTTGTCCGCAGTCGCGATCCCCAGCCGTGGGGGGACGGGGAGGTGGCCTCTCCGTCCCTCTCGGAGGCTCGTGGCTTGGAGCAGGCctcggagggggggtgggggctgctcTCTCCCGCTCCGGCGCGCAGCCGGCTTGCAGCAGCCGTTGGGCCCGGCGCGCGGTGTGGGCGGCGGGGGCGGCCTCCCTCCGGATCCGGAAGCGGCgcccggaggaggaggagccggCGTGGCTGCAGCGGCAGCAGGAGGCCGGCGCTGGAGAGGGGAGCGTGGCCCGGGCGAGCGTCCGGGGCGGGgcctccctgcttccttcctccctcccttccctcggGGAGGCCAGAGGCGCCggtggcgggcgggcgggcgggcgggcggcggcGGAGGATGCTTGCAGGGCGGAGCGGGCTGCCGCTCGGCTGATgcccggcggggagggcgccCGGCGGGCCTGGCCGGAGGATGAGGCTGCGCGTGCACAAGCGCAAAGTGGTGGCGCTGCTGCTGGGCCTGGGGGCGGCCGCGTGCGCCCTGGCGCTttggggaggcggcggcggcggcgagagcgcggcggcggcggcggaggaggccGGGGATGCAGcaggagcggcggcggcggcgacgaGCATGGTGCTGAGCGCCCGGCcttccagcggcggcggcggcaacgCGTCGGGGAGCGCGGCGTGGTGGGCGAACGAGACGGCGGCGCTGCGCTCGCTGGTGTTCCGCGCCAACTTCGACCAGGCGGCGCGCCAGGGGGAGCTGTGGACGGCGGGGCCGCCGCTGGGGCCGGGCGAGGCGGCGCTGGCGCTGGTGGTGCAGGTGCACGAGCGTCCCGAGCACCTGCGCCTGCTGCTGGCCTCGCTGCGGAGGGCGCCGGGCGCCGGCAAGGTGCTGCTGGTGCTCAGCCACGACGTGTGGTCGGCCGAGCTGAACGCGCTGGCGGCCGCCGTGGACTTCTGCGCCGTGCTGCAGGTCTTCTTCCCCTTCAGCCGCCAGCTCTACCCGGCCGAGTTCCCGGGCAGCGACCCCCGCGACTGCCCGCGGGATCTGGGCCGGGCGGCGGCGCTGCGCCGGGGCTGCCTCAACGCCCGCTACCCGGACGCCTTCGGCCACTACCGCGAGGCCGCCTTCGCGCAGACCAAGCACCACTGGTGGTGGAAGCTCCACTTCGTCTGGGAGCGGGTGCGGATCCTGCGCCAACGCCCGCCCGCCCTGGTGCTCTTCCTGGAGGAGGACCACTACTTAGCGCCCGACTTCTACGCCGCCCTGCAGGCCCTCTGGGCCCTCCGCCAGAGGGAGTGCCCCGATTGCCAGGTCCTCTCGCTGGGCTCCTACGCCGCCGTGCGCGGGGGGTTCGGGGCCCGCGCGGATAAGGCCGAGCTCAAGACCTGGAAATCGACCGAGCACAACATGGGCATGGCCTTCGCGCGCGAAACCTACGAGCAGCTGCTGGCCTGCGCCGACGCCTTCTGCACCTACGACGACTACAACTGGGACTGGACCCTCCAGCACCTCACCGCCCACTGCCTGCCCCGCTTCTGGAAGGTCCTCGTGCCCGAGATCCCGCGCGTCTTCCACACCGGCGACTGCGGCATGCACCACCGCCAACAGGCTTGCCGCCCCGCCGCCCAGGCCGCCAAGGTCGACGCCCTCCTCGACGCCAACCGCCAGCACCTCTTCCCCGCCGCCATGAGCCTCAGCAAGCGCCACGCCCTCGCCCCCATCAGCCCCCACGTCAAGAACGGCGGCTGGGGCGACATCCGCGACCAcgagctctgcaagagctaccgGCGCCTCCAGTAGGGGAGGGAGGCGCTCCCGGGACCGCCCTGTTGGGGATTCCCGGGGAGGAGGTGAAAACCTGGGAGATTCTTGCAGAGGACGTGAGACCCGGGAGATTCTTGGGGAGGACGTGAGACTGGGAGATTCTTGGGGAGGACGTGAGACCCGGCAGATTCTTGCAGAGGACGTGAGACCAGGGGATTCTTGGGGAGGACGTGAGACCCAGACCAAGGAGGAAGAGGGGACAGGTGCTGGACTCTCCAGCGAAAGAACGGGGGTTTCAActaagcctttaaaaaaaacacatacacaaaAGTGCTTCTGATACTTTCAAAcgcccccctttaaaaaaaaaagattcatttaaaaaaaaaagtgaggctTTTGACAAAGGAAAGATGTGGCAGATGTCCAAAGAtgactgagccccccccccaaaaagaaacctTCAGTTTTCAAAGGACAGTCTTCGATTGGCCTAATTTTGCTTCCGTTGATCCGACTTTTAACAGATCGGAACCCTCCAAATCATTCAGTATTGTACAGGCTTGCTTGGGATTTGGTACCTTAATATCTGCCAGAAAAGGCATTCTATTTTATTTGCTATGTGCTTATATGGGGGGGGAAAAAGGAAAATCCATTTGTTTTCACTTTAATGTAGAAATATgcaattttgttttcatttctgcCAAAATAAATccatgggttttttgtttttttttgtaatacAGTCTTTTAATGGGCTTGGGGAGAAAAAGCTATCTTATTTTAATTACAAATTAAAAGAAGAGGTTTAAGAGAAACGATGGCTTGTTGCAATGATACCAACTTTTATTTAGCAATTTAATAACAGCATTTCAACGGCTGGTGACCCTTTGCTTCCGTGTTAAGGGAAACCGTTTCGTTTTCCCATTAGTCAGCTCCATTAAACAAACACCTAAAACCAGGCCTGGGAAGAGGAAAGAATACAGAACTCAGAAGCTGAAACCATACAAAGGAAGCCGGCTGCAAAAGGAGAGATCTTTGCTGCAAACCTATTCTGTATCTATGTGTGGGGGAAGGGGGGCCTGAAAATGTTCTGAGGCTTGTGTCCTTGAAAAAAACCCTTCCTGGCAGACAAGCACAGACTTCAGCAAACTTTTGTATTCAGTTGTAGGTCACAGTCATGGAGCAAGTTCCCCTGTTCTAAATGAATACAGGGCTTGGTACAACAGAATTTCCCCCACAGCTGTGCTCTCAGCACTAACGGAAAATGTTCTGGGGAGGAAATTGTTCCAGTGGTTGAACCACCATCAAGGTATCATTAACAAGAAACAGGAGAGAAACTAGCTTAGCTCTGCGTACTAAGTTTCCACTATGGGTGCAAGTAGCAAGCAACCTGGCTGTTTGGAGTTCAGTGGTTTTTAAGGCCTCCTGCATTccataggataaatgtcagaatTCCCAAATTACAACCACTGAATAACACTTCAAGGAAAGATgagcacccctgccccccccccccaaaaaacacacagCTTTCCTTGGGTCTTGCTTTTCTGACTCCTAGGGATGCAAATACAAAGGCACGAGAGAAAAAGATGTGAGCGGGTTTCGTATCAGCTCTCTGGTTTTTGAATCTTAAAAATAGTAACGCGGTGCGGAACTTTCCTCTGACTGCAGCGGGCTGAAGGTTGCCAAGGGTGAGGTTGGGCAGGCTTTGCTGGAAGGAAACGGGGAGGCGGCTTTCGGGGCAAGGCGAGAGGGTAAAAGCCAGCCAAACGAAAGCGCTGTCTCAAGGCCACAGAGAGCAGCAGGGAAGAACTCTGCCATTTAAATGACTGGGCCTTCAACCAGGCTTTCGCCGTGGCTTCCTGGTGCCTCCTCGGGCGGGACGGCTTTGCCAGTGTTGATGCCCAAAGCAAACCTGGTTTGGCGGTTGTGGCCGTCAGGGATATTGAATGTTGCTTCTTGCAAAAGGGGAAGCCAACCTGAAAGGCAGCCAAAAGCTGCCCAGTTCCAGTAGGCAATTTAAGCAGTTCTGTTGAGCCGTGAAAATCAACACAGTTGCTCGCAGATTGCCCTAAAAAAGACACTTTGGCTGCTGGTTTAAAAAGGGGGTTTCTGTGGTTTTCTGACAGGCTGTGGTTTAAAAGGGGGGCTCTTTTGGTTTTCTGACAGGCAAATTCAAATGGGATTACGACTGCAATTTCTTTTCCCTGTCTGGATCAGTGCCCCTTTTTTGCCTCTGCCTTGACTCTGTATTGAGGAGGTGGTCTCCTTGAGATGCAAACGACGAACACCAGAAGGAAAGGAACCCTCCGCTTCTCACTTTAGCCTGCCGTTctgctctcagctgggactcgcATCCCCACGACCGAGCATCAGACGGCAAGGTAGCCGGTTTGGCTCTGAAATCGCTCCTGGTGAAGTCCTAGCTGCCTTTCGACTTCACCAATGACCATGCGAGTCAGCCATCCCGACCCTACTTATTTCCGTGTGACGAGGAAGACTAAGGAAGAACCACCCATCAGCCCTACCTCAAGGAATACTCTAGAGTAGATAGCGGCCCGGCACAGACCACGAAAGCAAAGTGACCTGTTGCTTGCAGCGTTAACGGGGGCTTGCAGAGGTATATTTGTCTCCTGCTTAACCTCTAGAGAGCGCAACGTGGGGCGGTGGGAGAAGCATGCCGTGACTTAAGGGCCACGGTGCTGGCAGTCAGGTATTGCAAAATATGTTCGCGGTTTGGGCAAGAGCTGGACTGAAGGGAAGCTTAGAGAAGCTCTACAGGCAGCCACCCCAAGCGCCTCGTGTCCCAACGGGGTTTGTGCAAGAGCACGTGCGTTCTTGGGGAAGTCCCATTTGATCCGGGGGAGCCTTTGCAAGAGATCCACCAAAGACTGCTTGGTGACCCAGCTCAATGAGAGTTTGCATTccgagggaggggtggggggaataagCTGGGTATTTTTCCAAACTGAAAGACCCCTTCTCAGTTTGGGAAACCCCTCCAGATGTTTGCAGCACCTTTTGTTGTTTTCATCTCCGCAGCCCCGCAGTGCCCGGCTGTTAATCTAGTTCGTACAACAGGGGATTCTGAAAAGAGACGGCACAGCGTGTCGTGTGATCTCGAATGAGCTGCACGCTCCCGTCTCTTGCGTCTGTTTCCCTTAACACCGGAGCAGGCGGACCGCCGTTCTCTGTAGAGCCTGGGCACAACTCCTCTCCCGCCCCAGCACGCTCGCCCCTGCCAAGTTGCGGCTGCCGTCTGGCTCTCGACTCCTGCGGCTTTGTTATCTGCGGCTTCTGGGACGAGCCGGCAGGGTCAGGCTCCCCACAACGACCCCGTCCCCACGCAGCCGGTGGTTCCTTTGTTTCTGCAGCTGTGAGTGAGTCGGAGGCCTTTTCGGTTTGCGGGGTGTGGTTTCCTGCTGGGTTGGTTGCCATAGGGCGGTTCTCTGCTCTGGATGGGTGTTCACCGACTTCTCTCCCAGGGTTAACTTCCTCTTCTGCTGGGCCAGCTTCGGGGCCGTTACGCTCTGGTgcctgtggaggaggggggaaagttgGTTACTGTTGTAGGCTGAAGGTGGAGGACCAAGCCAAGAGGCTCTTTCAAGCTGAACAGGAATCTGGTCTCCTGTGCAGTTGTGCCGCCCCGTTTCCTGTAAATGAGAGGGGAGAGGTTCATACGTTTGACAACTGAGGCAAGGCCATTGGAGCATTTCGACAAAGAAactgtcccccccctccccagcttagGAATCTGGTTgtcccaccagtgttccctctaagctgagtgtggctcacagatttttagtctctggatcacacatttttggcttagctcaagaaggatgacccccccagagcacaatcatttatgcagtcgctcagaTCTTTAAtgtcaggagctcacaaagtagaatttttgctcacaagactgcagctcagagggaTCGCTGGTCCCCACTGTGGATTTTGTGTGCGCCCAAAAGCCATTGTTTCTTgctcccaaccagtgttccctctaagagaaGCCAGTTTGACGTAGttgtgaagtgtgtggactctcgtctgggagaaccgggcttgattcccccactcctccacttgcagccgctggaatggcctggggtcagctatagctctcgcagagctttccttgaaagggcagctgctgggagagctctctcagccccactcacttcacagggtgtctgttgtgggggaggaagataaaggagattgtgaccactctgagatgcagagtgaagggcggggtataaacccaatatcttcttcttccacacatattgtgtagctcttgaagccccaccattccatctttttaaatcacatcgccaagccagctggcggcttgggatatacatttaaagttaaaagttgatttctttccttcTATCCATCCATCCCCCTTCcttccatgagagccagtttggtgtagtagttaagtgcgcggactcttatctgggagaaccaggttggattccccactcctccacttgcacctgctggaatggtcttgggtcagccagagctctcgcaggagttgttcttgaaagggcagctgcttttagagctctcttagccacatctacttcacagggtgtatgttgtggtggaggaaggtaaaggagattgtaggccgctctgagactcagttctcgaaagggcagcttctgggagaactctctcagccccacccacctcacagagtgtctgctgtgggggaggaagggaaaggagattgtaggccgctctgagactctgttcttgaaagggcagcttctgggagaactcagccccacccacctcacaaggtgtctgttgtgggggaggaagataaaggagattgtaggccaccctgagactctgttcttgaaagggcagcttctgggagaactctctcagccccacccacctcacagggtgtctgttgtgggggaggaggggaaaggcgattgtgatcgctctgagacttggagattcagagtataggctgggatataaatccaatatcattatcattatcttctccttctcctcctcctcccttccttctcgccaacatctgacattcatgtcttgcggctctcaaacatctgatctttattctacgtggctcttatgttaagcaagtttgccccccaccccacccccggtctAGCCGCTCAGCtgctggagaagagaaggagaagcaaaGTGGGATTTGCGTTGCAATCTTAACGGTCCAGCTCCCTTCCTGCATCCCCCTTCTCTGCCCATCCCCACCAATCAGGCCTGCCCTCCGATCCCATCTCTTGCTACAACTGCACGCAGCCCGGGCAAAGGCCCCTCCGAGGTGGAAGACTGCTGGGCCGCTCTCATTTTCATAGTCAAAGCAGCAGCACCTGCAAGGC includes these proteins:
- the MGAT2 gene encoding alpha-1,6-mannosyl-glycoprotein 2-beta-N-acetylglucosaminyltransferase, whose protein sequence is MRLRVHKRKVVALLLGLGAAACALALWGGGGGGESAAAAAEEAGDAAGAAAAATSMVLSARPSSGGGGNASGSAAWWANETAALRSLVFRANFDQAARQGELWTAGPPLGPGEAALALVVQVHERPEHLRLLLASLRRAPGAGKVLLVLSHDVWSAELNALAAAVDFCAVLQVFFPFSRQLYPAEFPGSDPRDCPRDLGRAAALRRGCLNARYPDAFGHYREAAFAQTKHHWWWKLHFVWERVRILRQRPPALVLFLEEDHYLAPDFYAALQALWALRQRECPDCQVLSLGSYAAVRGGFGARADKAELKTWKSTEHNMGMAFARETYEQLLACADAFCTYDDYNWDWTLQHLTAHCLPRFWKVLVPEIPRVFHTGDCGMHHRQQACRPAAQAAKVDALLDANRQHLFPAAMSLSKRHALAPISPHVKNGGWGDIRDHELCKSYRRLQ